The Sander lucioperca isolate FBNREF2018 chromosome 4, SLUC_FBN_1.2, whole genome shotgun sequence DNA segment TCCGGTTCCcgacccaactccctacagactgagttACTGCCACCACAGTTAGCATATTAAAGACttattgacagaactgttttgatcgtttctagtttctaaaatgtgaggatttttctgaattgagtacttttacttttaatactttaggtACATTCCTGATGATACTATATgctacttgtaacagagtattttaacagtgtggtattagtagttTTACTacgtaaaggatctgaatactccACAACTGAACAGTTCAGATGACTTTTAGATGTGTTATGCCTTTTCAGGAGAGGAAACATTTTTGGGGCGAGTGAATAATTTCCTGAGGAAATAACACTCACAGTCGTGATCTTACTCAATCTCATACCCTAACTGATGTCACTGGCTCTTTGCATGTAACCAGACCTCTGCACAACCTTTAAAGACTCTGAGGCAGCCAAGACAAAGATAGTATCAAGACAATGATAGTACCATGGTTGTTTTTTGGTTGGGCACATAAAAGTGTAGTGACAGCTAAATATATCTTCGCCTTTTTCTAACTGACTTGTGTTAAAAAGCTATGCTATTAGGTATAGAAAATAATTAACTTCTGTCTATCAGATCAAACCCTTTGGTCAGCTcaaaattattttgactgacTAATTTTTAAAGCTTCATCCTCACTCTGTTCACTTCTCTTCATAGGTGGGTCTCCTCCTTAACGGCTTCATGATGTTTTACTTCTGCCGAGCTCAGCAGAAGCCGTCCAGCAGCATGATGATCTACCTGAAGAACTTGGTAGCTGCTGACTTCCTGCTCTGTCTCAGTCTCCCCATCCGCATCACCAAATATGCCACCAGCTCTGCCACCTTCCACCAAGTTGACTGCAACTTTGGCGCCTCCGTCCTCTTCCTCAACATGTACGCCAGCATCATGTTCATGGGCTACATAGCCGCTAACAGGTAGACCAAGCCAGTAAGCCATTTTGAATCTCATGTTGCCTAAAACAGTCTTCACTGACCTgttagctgtgttgtcgatgcctcgagagaacaaaggaagcgactcagagcttgccgtaaagcagtatctctggccatatatgtgtatgacgtcatcgacattttaaaaggctttttagaacaaaaaagacactttaaacaaatctaacacccagtagtgtgtattttcttagcctcccctttcgaatgcaacattcaaattactagacaaaaaaattatatcctgagaaaagtggattttgaggggtatagctccatagagtcccattcattctgcactggcctgtgagcgccccctatatggaactctggtggaactgcaaccagttcagaagccggaagtaacgagagagtgcaacttcttattagaaattctttgttattacatacgcaggaacaccaaaagggaggaagcgtgggttaatatgtggattgatactgggatgtctacacaactctgtgagtcgattgacttcaaaaagttcgccactttactcgaaccaaagttgaaaacacctgttcatgtatgtcttctttagtctgttggctatttaggtttttttcctggaacacgtcacttacacattttgcacacaCTAcatcttgtgtagactgtttacatatttatgaccatatgtaggctacattttatatactggtgttattgttgaatacattgtgaatacatatttctaaaattgtatgatgtttttgttgagttattattacacaatactttttctgatctttttgaatcccccgacaaataacccatattacaaaaaaagactaaaactaataaaaactaaactaaaactaagcattttcaaaaaataaaaactaaaccagcaaacccgctttaaaaactaattaaaactaaactgaatttgaaaacaaaaagtcaaaacaaaataaaaactaatgaaaaatgcaaaactataataaccttgctccacatttaagagtaaacttaaaactctcctctttgataaagcttatagttagtgAGCAATGAGTTAAAGCGGTtacctagaccggcgggggaaGGTGTactgtatagctgcagacacgacaccccttctcttctctgcttctcttcatagtcatcagattcatctaccaacccttatagagctggcttaggtttgccttggaccagctcgtAGTTGTCTGCCGGAgaacttcctttgacacactgagctcctctctcctatCTCTTTTCATCcatgtgcatccatgtcccagtaatgcttgttactaacttagctccgGAGAGCTTATttcccagagtccttatgttttctcacCTCACAATTTTACTTGGATTGGggatggcacctaaatcataGTTGCAACTGCTGCCATGGTCCTGCTCggcaccctgctacgccctgcaataccctgctatgccctactaagCCCTACTTCACCCTGCAATACTGttactgttactataattgccacatACCAACTGctgtaattattatgaatcatatctctctatatctgtatatctgtatcagtgtctctgtgtcccaaacGGCACCGGCAGATGCCCGTCAGCCATAAAGTAATCCAAACTTATGCGCAGACTCTGGCTTTCCAATGAAGTTAACTATTGACGCCTGCCTCTCCTCTCCAGGTATCTGAAGGTAGTCCAACCTTTAGGAACTCACATCCTTCAGTCAGCGCGGGTCGCTCACATCATCTCCACGGTAACCTGGGTTTTCCTCCTGGCTGTGACAAGCAGCTTCGTCATCCTGTCATTCCACACCCAGGAACCTTTTACCTCTGTCCCAGTGAGCTGTCAAGGCTTTCACAGTGGCCAGCACATCTTGCTCTTTAAGATCATACATGTCTTCTCCACTGTCATGTTCCTGTTTGtcctggtctctctggtcttcTTTTACT contains these protein-coding regions:
- the LOC116042969 gene encoding P2Y purinoceptor 14-like; protein product: MMFYFCRAQQKPSSSMMIYLKNLVAADFLLCLSLPIRITKYATSSATFHQVDCNFGASVLFLNMYASIMFMGYIAANRYLKVVQPLGTHILQSARVAHIISTVTWVFLLAVTSSFVILSFHTQEPFTSVPVSCQGFHSGQHILLFKIIHVFSTVMFLFVLVSLVFFYYSTSRRVLLAQQRQPASSNSMKLAKSCRTMLVLVSVFCFCFVPYHLICLPKAFLWRHCSWNKVFYYGLELTIVMSVLNVCLDPVIYFILCKGFRTQLRLGVVRGN